From one candidate division KSB1 bacterium genomic stretch:
- a CDS encoding TetR/AcrR family transcriptional regulator, with the protein MPKPLTKKSEVIDAALSLFMRQGIKATTTRDIALRAGIAEGTIYRHFESKAELAESIFEQNIDFFWKFLKGYLKNTKTPEEMLGAFVQGYFEFSRREQKRYSFLIAAHQTELKKHSRDKMKPMQMLKKILRLGQKQGRFRKLDTSLAGAMIMGTIMQTIFYLKNGRIAVNYTELTEEVMQTCLKMMQK; encoded by the coding sequence TTGCCCAAACCTCTTACCAAAAAATCTGAAGTGATTGACGCGGCGCTATCTCTTTTTATGCGGCAAGGTATCAAAGCCACTACTACCCGTGATATTGCCCTGCGAGCCGGTATTGCCGAAGGTACTATCTACCGACATTTTGAAAGCAAGGCGGAACTGGCAGAAAGTATCTTCGAGCAAAATATAGATTTTTTCTGGAAATTTCTGAAAGGCTATCTCAAGAATACCAAAACACCGGAAGAGATGTTAGGGGCTTTCGTGCAGGGCTATTTCGAGTTTTCTCGCCGAGAACAGAAACGATACAGCTTCCTTATCGCTGCGCATCAGACTGAGCTGAAGAAACATTCCCGAGACAAAATGAAGCCTATGCAGATGCTAAAAAAGATTCTTAGACTGGGACAAAAGCAAGGACGGTTTAGAAAATTAGACACAAGTTTAGCTGGTGCCATGATAATGGGCACCATCATGCAAACCATCTTTTATCTTAAAAACGGACGCATAGCCGTGAACTACACTGAGTTGACAGAAGAAGTAATGCAAACTTGTCTTAAAATGATGCAAAAATGA
- a CDS encoding RNA polymerase sigma factor RpoD/SigA has product MSLNQNISKNKRSTRREQKSSLTRYLDEISKTPVLPRAEEIVLIKRAQKGCQQAAEKLIRSNLLFVVSVAKEYQNRGLSLADLISEGNIGLMRALETFDPNRSLKFITYAVWWIRQAMRQALYDKSRIVRLPQNRLQQVRQTLRAVDSLEQKFKREPTVAEISEALGNESHAFCNASKYLQFQQYLDTPLDHDSTKRLINIIPDTNTSSPDAGLKSESLKKELKIALKVLKNRERVILQLLYGLGGSRPLTLGEVGEPLGICRERVRQIRNEALARLRRSKQVRNNLRGYLE; this is encoded by the coding sequence ATGAGTTTGAATCAAAATATCTCTAAAAATAAAAGGTCCACCAGGAGAGAACAAAAATCTTCTCTGACACGGTATCTCGATGAAATCAGTAAGACACCGGTACTACCGCGTGCTGAAGAAATCGTCTTGATAAAGCGAGCCCAAAAAGGGTGTCAACAGGCGGCCGAGAAGCTAATACGTTCTAACCTGCTCTTTGTGGTGAGCGTAGCCAAGGAATATCAGAACCGCGGATTGTCCCTAGCCGATTTGATTAGCGAAGGGAATATCGGTCTTATGCGCGCTTTAGAGACGTTCGATCCCAATCGCAGTCTAAAGTTTATTACTTATGCGGTTTGGTGGATACGCCAGGCGATGCGACAGGCTTTATACGACAAAAGCCGTATAGTTCGACTGCCCCAGAATCGTCTGCAGCAAGTTAGACAGACTCTACGTGCTGTTGACTCATTAGAACAAAAATTTAAACGGGAGCCTACTGTTGCGGAAATCTCTGAAGCCCTTGGTAATGAGTCGCACGCGTTTTGCAATGCCTCAAAGTACTTACAATTCCAACAATACCTGGACACCCCATTAGATCATGATTCTACTAAACGCCTGATTAACATTATCCCAGATACAAATACCTCGTCTCCGGACGCCGGTTTGAAGTCTGAATCGCTGAAAAAGGAGCTGAAAATTGCATTAAAGGTTTTGAAAAATCGTGAAAGAGTGATTTTGCAGTTGCTGTACGGCCTTGGAGGCAGCCGGCCATTAACCCTTGGTGAGGTTGGTGAGCCACTTGGGATTTGCAGGGAACGGGTGCGGCAAATACGTAATGAAGCCCTCGCCAGGTTACGTCGCTCAAAACAAGTGAGGAATAACCTTCGAGGCTATTTGGAGTAA
- a CDS encoding ferredoxin family protein: MDCGACEPECPVEAIFPEDEVPDKWNDCTRYNYEGIWCFTTVKGDF; encoded by the coding sequence ATCGATTGTGGGGCTTGTGAACCGGAATGCCCAGTAGAAGCTATCTTCCCCGAAGATGAAGTCCCTGACAAATGGAATGATTGCACAAGATACAACTATGAGGGCATTTGGTGTTTCACCACCGTAAAAGGCGATTTTTAA
- a CDS encoding Mrp/NBP35 family ATP-binding protein → MNSINEKDILAALTQVQEPQSGKDLVSLNMAKNVEIDGPRVSFTVEFKSASYPFKEKVLANAKAVVMTISGVGIVTVNSKINDPLKVISSQPAQTMSSPQPAMRPQQPVQPQKQNLIPSAKNTIAVASGKGGVGKTTVSVNLAVSLAQSGAAVGLLDSDIYGPNIPIMMGVNQKLGTRNNKIAPLERYGVHMVSVGFISEGDTAIIWRGPMVGKMIQQFLGEVDWGALDYLVIDMPPGTGDAQLTLTQTVPLTGAIIVTTPQDVALADAKKGINMFRKVEVPILGLVENMSYFICPHCNKRHEIFDHGGGKKASKKFKVPFLGEIPLETKVRIGGDQGTPIVISEPEASVSVAFKNLASSVMKQIDILKAKETDQGLLKRVFKIS, encoded by the coding sequence ATGAACTCGATAAATGAGAAAGATATTTTGGCGGCCTTGACCCAGGTTCAGGAACCGCAGTCGGGGAAAGATTTAGTTTCACTGAACATGGCTAAAAATGTTGAGATTGATGGGCCACGCGTCAGTTTTACTGTGGAATTCAAGAGTGCCTCTTACCCCTTCAAAGAAAAAGTTCTGGCAAATGCCAAGGCAGTCGTGATGACCATTTCGGGTGTAGGAATCGTAACGGTGAATTCCAAAATCAACGATCCACTTAAGGTCATTTCTTCCCAACCGGCACAAACCATGTCATCCCCACAGCCGGCTATGCGGCCTCAGCAACCTGTGCAGCCGCAAAAACAAAATCTGATTCCTTCAGCCAAAAATACTATTGCAGTCGCCAGTGGCAAAGGCGGTGTTGGTAAGACGACGGTATCTGTCAATTTAGCGGTTTCTTTAGCGCAAAGCGGGGCTGCCGTTGGCTTGTTAGACTCAGATATTTATGGGCCCAATATTCCCATAATGATGGGCGTGAATCAAAAATTAGGAACGCGCAATAACAAAATCGCCCCATTAGAACGATACGGTGTTCATATGGTTTCGGTAGGATTCATCTCAGAAGGCGATACGGCCATTATCTGGCGCGGTCCAATGGTTGGGAAAATGATTCAGCAATTCCTCGGGGAGGTGGATTGGGGTGCGTTAGACTATCTGGTCATTGACATGCCGCCTGGAACGGGCGACGCCCAGCTCACCCTTACTCAGACCGTTCCTTTGACTGGCGCCATCATCGTGACCACTCCTCAGGATGTGGCCCTCGCCGATGCGAAAAAAGGTATCAACATGTTTAGAAAAGTTGAGGTGCCTATATTAGGGCTTGTGGAAAATATGAGTTATTTTATTTGTCCCCACTGCAACAAGCGGCACGAAATATTTGATCATGGTGGCGGAAAAAAGGCCAGTAAAAAATTCAAGGTGCCATTTCTTGGAGAGATTCCTTTGGAAACAAAAGTGCGAATAGGGGGAGACCAGGGAACGCCAATTGTTATTTCAGAACCTGAGGCATCGGTTTCAGTGGCTTTCAAAAATCTGGCTAGTTCAGTAATGAAACAAATCGACATTTTAAAGGCCAAAGAAACAGACCAGGGCTTGTTGAAACGAGTTTTCAAAATAAGTTAG
- a CDS encoding radical SAM protein, whose amino-acid sequence MNILLISTYELSRQPFGLASPAAWLRREGHRVTCIDCALEPLPADGVRKADLIAFYIPMHTATRLALQLLDRVKDMNPTAHVCFYGLYAPMNEHYLRRLGADTILGGEFEEGLVSLGRRLHQQNLTASNTEENGPWPQTEPRISLNRQKFITPDRQDLPSLSRYAQLCCGNAHSKVVGYVEASRGCKHFCRHCPVVPVYNGHFRIVQRDVVLADIRQQVAAGAEHITFGDPDFFNGPGHALPIVEALHNEFPHLTYDVTIKIEHLLKYAKHLPVLRQTGCAIVTSAVESVDERILYFFDKRHTKEDFVQVVKLFDELGLVLNPTFVPFTPWTSLDGYRELLQTLIKLDLVENVSPVQLAIRLLIPEGSKLLELPETSAVIGPFNEELLSYEWQNPDPLVDELHQRVMKIVSAGNARKATRQEIFRNVWDSIDTLLGKSDPMPEPQNHRARAAIPYLNEPWYC is encoded by the coding sequence TTGAATATCTTATTAATCTCTACCTATGAACTAAGCCGCCAACCTTTTGGATTGGCCTCACCTGCTGCCTGGCTGCGTCGTGAGGGTCACAGGGTTACTTGCATCGATTGTGCCCTCGAACCTTTGCCTGCTGACGGAGTTCGGAAAGCAGATTTGATCGCATTCTATATTCCGATGCATACTGCCACTCGGTTAGCACTACAACTGCTTGATCGAGTCAAAGACATGAATCCTACAGCACACGTCTGTTTTTACGGCCTCTATGCTCCCATGAACGAACATTATCTACGACGGTTGGGGGCAGACACGATTTTAGGCGGAGAGTTTGAAGAAGGCTTGGTTAGCCTTGGTAGGCGGTTGCATCAACAGAATTTGACGGCGTCCAATACTGAAGAAAACGGCCCATGGCCACAAACCGAACCCAGGATTTCGCTGAATCGGCAAAAGTTTATCACCCCCGACCGGCAGGATTTGCCATCACTTTCCCGGTATGCACAACTTTGTTGCGGGAATGCTCATTCTAAAGTTGTTGGCTATGTTGAAGCCTCTCGCGGCTGTAAACATTTTTGCCGCCATTGTCCGGTTGTGCCGGTTTACAACGGCCATTTTCGGATCGTACAGCGGGATGTGGTATTAGCCGACATCCGCCAACAGGTGGCAGCAGGCGCAGAGCATATTACTTTCGGAGATCCCGACTTTTTTAACGGACCCGGCCATGCCCTGCCTATTGTAGAGGCGCTGCATAATGAATTTCCGCATCTGACTTATGATGTGACCATCAAGATTGAACACCTGCTTAAATATGCCAAACACCTGCCTGTTTTGCGACAAACCGGCTGCGCCATCGTGACCAGTGCTGTGGAATCCGTTGATGAACGCATCCTTTACTTTTTCGATAAAAGACACACCAAAGAAGATTTTGTTCAGGTGGTGAAACTTTTTGATGAGCTCGGATTAGTTCTCAATCCCACCTTTGTCCCCTTCACGCCCTGGACAAGCCTTGACGGTTATCGGGAATTATTGCAAACCTTGATCAAATTAGATTTAGTTGAAAATGTTTCGCCCGTGCAGTTGGCAATTCGCCTACTCATTCCTGAGGGGTCAAAATTATTAGAACTGCCCGAAACTTCTGCTGTCATAGGCCCATTTAACGAAGAATTGCTCAGTTACGAATGGCAGAATCCTGATCCCCTGGTTGATGAACTACATCAGCGCGTGATGAAAATTGTCAGTGCCGGAAATGCCCGAAAGGCAACTCGACAAGAAATATTCAGAAATGTATGGGATAGTATCGATACCCTATTAGGGAAATCCGATCCGATGCCAGAGCCGCAAAACCATCGTGCGCGGGCAGCCATTCCTTATTTAAACGAACCTTGGTATTGCTGA
- a CDS encoding 4a-hydroxytetrahydrobiopterin dehydratase: protein MAELVQMKCVACSKGAPTVTEKEIAEFIPQLHEWRIVEQDGIKRVERPFKFDNFSQALSFTNKVGELAEAEGHHPALLTEWGKVTVTWWTHKIRGLHRNDFVMAAKSDQLY, encoded by the coding sequence ATGGCAGAATTAGTGCAAATGAAATGTGTTGCCTGCAGTAAGGGTGCGCCCACAGTCACAGAAAAGGAGATTGCGGAATTTATTCCGCAACTACACGAGTGGAGGATAGTGGAACAGGATGGCATCAAACGGGTAGAGCGTCCCTTTAAGTTTGATAATTTTTCTCAGGCCTTGTCATTCACTAACAAAGTGGGCGAATTAGCAGAGGCGGAAGGTCATCACCCAGCCCTGTTGACCGAGTGGGGCAAAGTGACTGTTACCTGGTGGACGCACAAAATCAGAGGGTTGCATCGCAATGATTTCGTCATGGCAGCAAAATCGGATCAATTGTATTAA